AGCAAGTTAATCGTGTAACGGTACAAAATGAAGTGTTTAATGCCGCTTGTGCAGGAGAATATTAAATTAGGTGTTATTATAGATATGAAGTCAAACATGATGTGAACGATTCCGCGATTACATATTCGTTTCCTGATGATAGCAAGAGAAGAACGAATGAAATTCTTagaaagaaaataatttcaaacgaGTGTGCCAGCACTACTCCCACATTAACCCTTGAGACTGCTCATTCCGGCACGCATTATTTCGTCCACTAGAAGCAGGTTGCTGGCAATAACGGTGCACGAATTGATGATCTGTTTTTTGACGATGTAGTTGTCGAAAATGCCTAAATCAATCGGTTTCATAGGTTCTCCTGTCGAGAGGTCCAAACCGATGGGGTCATCGCTTAGCAGTCCCTCTTCCTGCAAACGGACAATCGAATCCTGCGCATCGTAACCGCTGTTGACGGCCAGAACTTTCGGAATAACCAGCATAGCATCGGCGTATGCTTGGATTGCGAGACGAGTTTTCCCCTTAACATCCTTGGCGTGTTCCTTGAGTTTGTTGTGAACTCGAATTTCGAAAGCACCGGCTCCCGGTACCAGTTTCTTATCTTCGATAGCGTTGAAAATGGAACGCAGACCATCACGAACAGCGTCCTTGATCTGGGTCAAAGTGAACTTGTTCGGTCCTTTCATAAGGATGGTGACTGAGAGtggatttttgcaattttcgacAAACGTGAACTTGTTCTCTCCAAGCACATGTTCATAGACGAGTCCGGCATAGCCCAGACAGCTCTCATCCATGTTGTCGAATGAGTTCATGGCCATTCCACCGCAGGCCAGAGCCAAACGTTCCATATTACGGCGCTTGGCACGACGCAGCGCCATGATACCTTCCTTGGCCAGCATGTCCAGGGACATTGGGTCGATGCCCTTCTGATTGATGACAACGAAAGTTTTGTCGGTTCCTTCGCAAACTTTACGCTTCAGTTCAATCACTTTCTTGACTCTTTCTTCGATGAATTCTCGTTCGGCAAGGACAAATTTGTCTCTTTCTTCAGCCGTTTTGTAGAAGAATCCAGAGTTGACCTCACTCTTCTCATATTCCATCGAAACGTTACAGGTCAAGATGTACGCATTCTCCAACCGCTTGGGCATATCCGGGTGCCGTGAACCGTGGTCCATGACGATACCCTTGACCAGCTGAGTGTCGGTAGCAGATTTGTGCTGCATTTCCATCAGCTCCACCATATGCAGATCCACTGGCTTGCCCTCTGTGCGGATTGCCAGCACAGCTTCAACGCAAACATCAGTCAGCAGATCGGCCAACGCTGGGTGCACCTTGGTCCTCAACGAAGTACGCGCTATGTTCAGCAGTCCTTCCTTGTTGATCTCAACGGGACAAGCAATTTGTTCCAGAATTTGCAGCGCTTGCTGCCGCGCCTGGTCGAACCCTTCGGCCAAAATGCGTGGATGCAAACCATCGGCAATGT
This region of Uranotaenia lowii strain MFRU-FL unplaced genomic scaffold, ASM2978415v1 HiC_scaffold_759, whole genome shotgun sequence genomic DNA includes:
- the LOC129760773 gene encoding T-complex protein 1 subunit zeta, with the translated sequence MASISLLNPKAEFARAAQALAVNIGAAKGIQDVMKTNLGPKGTMKMLVSGAGDIKITKDGNVLLHEMQIQHPTASLIARASTAQDDMTGDGTTSTVLIIGELLKQADLYIADGLHPRILAEGFDQARQQALQILEQIACPVEINKEGLLNIARTSLRTKVHPALADLLTDVCVEAVLAIRTEGKPVDLHMVELMEMQHKSATDTQLVKGIVMDHGSRHPDMPKRLENAYILTCNVSMEYEKSEVNSGFFYKTAEERDKFVLAEREFIEERVKKVIELKRKVCEGTDKTFVVINQKGIDPMSLDMLAKEGIMALRRAKRRNMERLALACGGMAMNSFDNMDESCLGYAGLVYEHVLGENKFTFVENCKNPLSVTILMKGPNKFTLTQIKDAVRDGLRSIFNAIEDKKLVPGAGAFEIRVHNKLKEHAKDVKGKTRLAIQAYADAMLVIPKVLAVNSGYDAQDSIVRLQEEGLLSDDPIGLDLSTGEPMKPIDLGIFDNYIVKKQIINSCTVIASNLLLVDEIMRAGMSSLKG